The Prevotella melaninogenica nucleotide sequence CTCATAGTCTAAGGACTGATGGAAGGTTGTAAAGGCAATACGCTTTTCCGTTTTAAGCTGATTATATCTGCTTACTATCTCCTCCCTCCTCGCTTCTGTTGCCCTAAACGATGGATCACAAAGACGAACAGCAAACTCTGGTACGTCATAAGTCTTACCAGTACCCGGTGCACCATATAACACTATATTCTTACGTCGCTCCCATGTAAGAACCCAGTCATCATACCATGTTAGTTCTGCATCATCTAATAATCCATTATTTGCATTTGCAGAAAGTTCATAGAATGTTTTTTCCTTTATAATACCTTTCTTCATTTTCGTCTTTATTTCATTAAGTATACTCATATACTCTGAATATTCTGGAGCTTTATTTGGTAATATAACACCATAATGTTCTTTCAAATATGCTCTATTCGTACTGTCAAAAGCCAAGAAATCTTCTGGACGAATCCAGAACAAAGCCATTGTTATATTTACACGTATAATATATTGCCTTATGACTATATTATATTCGTCTTCGAAGTTCTCTTTCTTAACTACTTTTACAAACAAACTCCAAAGATTATCAATATCATCATCTTCACGATCCCTTCTAAAACCAAAGAAATGAGACTTCTGATTATTAAGGATAGGAATACCTACAAAGTCTTCTGGAACATTAGCTGACATCTTCAGAAGATCCTTAAATAATTCTGCAGAGCGGATTCTATTTTCTTTTTTAACACCTCGATTGAATATTCCGAAAGTAGTAAACGGATCAATGTCTGTGAATAAATCATCCTTACCACCTTCGTCGTGAAGGTAGTCCGCTAAGAGAGTTGCTCTATTATTATATATTAGTTTAAGCAGTTTCTTCCTATCCGTTTGAAACTGAAGAAGTTTTTCTGCAAACTCCTTGTAGAAAGGAATCCAAGTAAAATTCATATTTATTTCAATTTACTGTTATATTTTCATTCATACATATGTATCAGAAAAAATCTGTACACCAATCATCAGATTTATATCACTACACCTCACCTTGTCTGATTAAGCAGATATTTCTTTATCTACTTCTACAACAAAGTCTTTATCACAATCTCCTACAAGAAGATAGATATGCAAAGTAAACACTATAACCTATGGTACATCCAAAATAGGCTAATAAAGTCTGCCTCAATTACAACACTTCTCACAAGCTTACTTTTATTTTCATTTGCTGTCATTTTAACATTTGCATAGAGTTCATTGTAAATCAACAAGTTAAACACTCACAACCGATGACAGAAGTGACAGGAAAGTTTGTTATAAAGTGCCGAACTACAAATATAGCGACTTTGTTTGACATATCGTTATTTTATGTTTACAAATTTTATATTATATCAAACCACACAGGGATATCGCGCATTCTACTCCCCTCCCCTTGGGGGAGGGGCAAGGGGGAGGGGCTGCTTGTTATGTATTATGTGTTATTTTTTATTTTTCATCCACCATTTCACAGCAGCATTCATAATCTCCTTCATGCCGTCTAAAATCTCATCGATATTACTTTGTTTTAATTCGCCGTTGCCTTCTCCACCTGCATGCTTGAGAATAAAGGTTTTATCATGGGGAGAATAACCGCAAAGAGAACGGCTTTTAATCACATTTAAATCGTCTTCAAAGCGGTCAGGCGTGGTATCAATCACCTGAACATTCAGGCGAGGCCATGTAGAGCATTCAATCAACTTAAATAGTTTTCCGTCCACCTCGTGAACAGAATAATGGAAATCATAGGTCTTCATTGTGCAATTACTCATTTTGTTGGGTCTTCTGAAACTTGGAATCATAAGGCTGTCCGCCTAAATTTTGAACTCTGACGGAATGTCACACAGAGAAAAGGAGTGTACAGAGGCTTATTGCATACAAGGCAATGGAAGTCACAGAGGCACCGTCGGTGCGTGGAGAAACGGAGGTTATTTGCCAGTTTTATTAGAGATTTTATGCCCAAAGCATTTACCCCAAAACTTATCAGGAATCTGTACGCTTCATCTCCGTCGCTCATTGTGCCACTGGTACCTCCCTGACATTGCACTTAGCTCCGTCCTCTCCGTGGCTCTGTGTGCCTTATTATGTATGCACCTTACCTCATCAATCCATATTTCATAAGTACCATTTTACGCCAGTTCGGGATAAGGATTTGCTTAGAAAAGTTCCAATTGCCTAGTCTTTTCAATGCGCACGGGAAGTGCCTCGGGCTTATTCTCGAAGAAACAATATGTTGCCAATGCCGCACAGAGATTCATGAGAAAGTTATGTACGGAGCGATGGCGTGAATGGACAAGGTTGGCCTTGTTCTTGAGCAGTTCGTTGATGCATTCTATTATATATCGCTTGCGCAGCATCATCTTGTCCCACAAGGGCATAAGCTTGTTTTTCATGTTTGATTTGAGCCCGTGAACGAGATGGATGCCTTGGTTGAAGAGGTTCTCAAAGAACTCTTGCTTGATGCAGCCCTTATCGGCAAATACTTTGCCGTAGAGCACCTTGGTGAAGACCTGCCACACCCTAGGGTCCCTGTCGTCCACGTTTGCGGGAGTTAGGCAGAACGTGAGTACATCGCCCATCTCGTAGCACAGCAGATGAAGCTTGAAGCCATGACACCACCCCATTGTTCCCTTTCCGTTCTTAGCAAGTCCATCAAACACCTTGTTGAAATTCCTTCTCATGTTGTGGCATACGGGAATCATCGTGCTGTCCACGAAACTAATGCCCGTGCACTTTCCAAAACCTTGGATGCGCATGAAGGCCATCAGTTCGAAGAACACGCGAGGCATGAGTTCCACGAAACGCGTGTAGGACACGGCCTTAGGGAAGTAGCTTGCCAGATGCTCCTTGATGAAGAAGAGGTAATAGTGCTTGAAGTTGCGGAAAGAGCCAAAATGATAGCACAACAGGATGGTCATGATTTCGCTCTTGGACATCTGCCCTTTACGGTTTCGCATGCGCTTATATCCCTCGTCTATGGGGGCAATGTGTAGGTTTTTAGTTAACTCGGCATCTAAATTCTTGCAGAACTCATCCAATATATAAAATATTTCTGTAACTTTGTCTGTGGTAATCATCGCTATATATGTTTTGTAAGTAATTGATTTTCAACTATAAAGTTACAAAATAATAGCGAGATTACCAACTTTTTAGGGCTCTTTTTTATCCCGAACTGGCGTCATTTTTGTTTTAAAACTATGTATAGTCACTTTTTATTACGTTTAATGCCAAACAGTCCTACCCAAAAAGAACAATTTTAAATGGGTATCCTTAACCATCTCCAAAACCACTCCTTACAACGAATGTAATTATTTTTCACATCCTCTTTTTTAAAAGATGCTCTTTTGGCTTCGAAAAGATGCCTAATTGGCTTGCAAAAGATGCCCTTTTGAACGCTTACTAACGCCCTTTTCATGCCTAAGTAAGCACCTATTAGAAAGTAACTTTGTAAGTTATTGACTTTATGCAAGTTACAAAGACGTTACCATTAGTACATTTTGGAGCTTTTAAGAGTGTTTTCTACGCTTGCTTTGTAATAATTTTTCAGAGTGAGGGGAAGGTTATTTTCAGGTGAGGGAGTAAGGCTTAAGTCAATTAAAAAAAGCCTGCCACAAGCATGCGACAGACTCTCAAACTAATACCTTATGCTTTTAACTTAAAAGAGTTTTCAATACTTGCGATTTCAGCATGGAATCCCTTGTCAACCTTAAGACGGTCTTCAATCTTAGAACAACTGTGGATTACGGTGCTGTGGTCACGATTACCAACCAGTTTTCCGATACGACTTGCAGGCATCTTCGTATATTTCTGTGCCATATACATACTCACTTGGCGCGCCATCACAATGTCTTTCTTACGTGAACGAGAGTTAACTGCCGTCATCGTAACATTATAATGTGTACATACCTTATCCAAGATATCGTCAATTGTCAGCGGTTCGTCGTCAATCTTCACTGCACGTTTGATGACACGTTCAGCCAATCGCATATCAATATTACTATTGTAAACGACGCTGTAAGCGAGGAGTGAGTTAATAACACCTTGAAGATCACGTACGCTGCCATTAGCAGTCTCGGCGATGAAACGCACTACATCCTCTGGAATGTTAAGACCGTCACGCTTAATCTTGCTATGGAGAATATCCACACACAGCTGTACATTTGGCTTTTCTAACTCTGCTATCAAACCGCAAGAGAAACGTGTCAGCAAGCGGTCGTTCATGCCCTTCAGGTCGACTGGTGGGCGGTCGCTCGCTAAGATGATACGTTTTCCGTTACGGAAAAGGTGGTTGAAGATGTGGAAGAAGGTGTCCTGCGTCTTTGTTGCAGTAACCCATTCCTGGATATCATCGACAATCAGAATGTCAATTGTCTGATAGAAGTTGATAAAATCGTTGGTAGTATTCTGTCGTACAGAATCGGTGTACTGTACTTGGAACAGACGTGCAGACACGTATAACACACGCTTTTGTGGATAAAGCTGCTTTGCTCTTAATCCGATAGCATTAACAAGGTGAGTCTTTCCACAGCCCGATGGTCCATAGATGAACATTGGGTTAAACTGTGTTGTGTTAGGGTGTTCTGCGATAGAAAGACCGATAGAGCGAGGGAGTTTGTTGCTGTCGCCTTCAACATAGTTGCTGAATGACTTATGAGGGTCGAGCTGTGAATCGAGATCCTGTGGCACTGTGTCCAGTACGGTTGGGCTTTGATTAGCGCGAGCGGTAGGACGCTGTGACGAGATATCCTCTACGGTGTCCTGCTCTAAGTCCTGCGACAAGTGATTCTCCTGGTCAACCATGACACGATAGGTCAGCTGAACGCCTTGTCCGAAGACACGCGTCAAGACCTTACGTAGCAAGTCTACGTAATGTCCCTCCAAATACTCATATACGAATTGGCTTGGGACCTGAACTAACAATGTCTTTGATGCTGGCTTGTACGACTGTAAAACAATCGGACGAAACCAAGTATCAAATTGCTGCTCGGTCACATTCTCCTTAATGAGCTGGAGGCAACTATCCCAAAGATTTTTAGGATTGACGTTCATAACTGATTGACTATAATATCTATGTCTTTCTCGAAATAGTGGCGTACCGACTATCTCTGATTAATTTTGATAGTGCAAAGATAGCAATTTATTTATAAAGAGAACTATTTGTAAGATAATGTCCCAAAGACGTGAAAGATGGTAAATCGTTATATCTGTGGACGTTGCGTTATCTTTCTTACGAACCACTCGTTTTGCGTAGTTGTGTAATTGTAAGTATTTGAAAAACAAATAGTTTAAACATGCTTACACCCTTTATGACGCTGAGAGTGAAACAAACGCAGGGAAAGCGCAAAGAGGCTGATATTCAAACAGCTTCAAGAAGCTTTCCCTGCGTGTGAAACATTGATGATATTATTTAGACTACATTTAAATTACTTGTCTTTTCTACCAAAGATAGAGAAATGAACATAACGCTTTGGATGTGCTTTAAGATTTGTCAAAAGACTATCTGCTGAGCGCATCGTGCTATTAAGATTATTGTACAAAGAGGCGTCGTTAAGCATCAAGCCCATCGTACCCTCATTGCTATTCAGCTTAGCTGTGAGCGAGTTCATATTGTCTAAAGTAGCGTTCACCTTAGCCATCGTTGCCTCAACATCGAGTCCGTTCACCTTATTATTAAGGTTAGACATCATCGTATTTGCGCCACGGATAGCCCCACGAGCCTCTGTAACGCCTCTGTTTGCGTTTACCATCATGCCGTTGGCATTGTCCATCACCCTACCAGCCTTTGCAGCCACAACAGGCAAAGAACCATTAACCTGCGCGAGCAAGGTGTTAAGTTCACGGGTAGAAGTAGTAAGATTGGCTGTAATCTTATCTACATTGTGTACCGAACTCTGAAGAGCTGGGTCGGCAAGGAGCGTATTTACGCTTCCAAGGATGCTATCCAACTTTGGCAACATCTTCTGGATAGAAGGCACCATACTCTTCAAGTCGCCTAAAGTACCATCATTAATAGCACCGTCAATCCATCCGTTAGGCTCCAAGAACTTCGTGCTTTTGCCAAACTGTAGTACGACCTTCACGTTACCCATGATGTCACTAACAATCTCAGCGGTAGTACCCTCTGGGATTCTCAATGTCTTTTCAACATCGACATCGACTGTGATAGACTCGCCTAACTTATCATAGTCGTAATCAATATTCCTAACGATACCCACCTTGAAACCGCGAGCATAGACAGGAGTTGATGTAGACAAGCCCGTGATATCGTTGAACTTAATCTTGTAATGTGCGTCATTCGAGAAGAGGGAAATACCTCTTAGGAACTGTATTCCAAAGAATAACACAACGATTGCAAGTATAGCAACGATGGCAATCCTTACTTGTGGTGTGAAAAATTTCTTCATATCCGTTTTGTTTACTTATTCTTTTTATTCTTGAGAAACTCTGCTATTGCTTGGTTGACATCCATACGTGCACCGTTTTTGTAGGCAATAATAAAAGCTTGTGGGAAGTCTTTCAACAGCTTTCCACGTAAGCGTGAGATGTCGTTATAATTCGTACTGGAGCCTATAAAATACTTATAAAAGTTGCCTTCTTGAACACAATCAAAGTCTGTATGCCCACGGAAGAGTTCACTACCCGACCGTAACTGACGGTTAGAAGCCAACACTTGCACCTTAAAGACAGGTACGCTCTTTGCCGTTCCAGCCTCAGAATCATTACAAGGGAGCAACTCTCGAATCGCATCTGAGATTCTCTTCTTCGCCTCTTGTACCTTATTCATAGGGCGAGCTGGGGGTGCTGGGGTGGAAGAACGTGGCTGCTCTATGGGTACTGTAGAACGAGAACGCTGCACAGGAGCCACAGAACGGGCACGCTCTATTGGCGCAACAGGACGCGGTTTAGTTGTTGGAGCAGTTGGGACAACGCGATCTATCACTATTCGCTTGTTTTCAACAGGACGGTAAGGCACCACGATGCGTGTGTCATAGGCATTCTTGTATTGTACAAAAGCATTGTAAATACCCTTTGCCATGGCATCTATACCCGCTGGAGAGTTCAGATATTCCTCCTCATCAGCTGCCGTAATGAAGCCTAACTCTATCAAACAACTTGGCATATAGCTCTCTCGCAACACGAGGAAACCAGCCTGATGAACACCCTTGTCGATACGTCCTGCAGACGAACAAACAGAGTTTTGTATCATTCGAGCTAACTCAACACTCCGCTCCATATTCGCATTCTGCATGAATTCAAACATGATATAACTCTCTGAGGAGTTTGGGTCAAAACCCTGATAGGTCTGCTGATAGCCTTTCTCCATTGAGATAACGCTATTCTCTCGCATAGCCACATCGAGGTTAGCCTTCGCACGGTGCATACCTAAGGTATACACCTGAAATCCCTTTACATAACGACCCGATGCAACAGAGTTCGTATGTACGGATATAAAAAGGTCTGCCTTAGCCTTATTGGCGATGTCTGCACGCTGATGCAAAGGGATAAACACGTCGGTCTTACGGGTATAAATCACATTGACATCTGGCAGATTCCTCTCAACATAACGGCCAAAAGCCAATGCTATATTCAAGTTGATGTCCTTCTCCTTTGAGATTGCACCTATCGCACCAGCGTCATGACCACCATGACCAGGGTCAATAACAAGTGTGAACCGTCCGTCTGCAGCCCATGACAGGCTTACCGACAAGACCAAGAAAACAAGGAGAAGCGATATTTTCTTAAACATACTTAACTATTTAAAGGGCAAAGATACGGCTTTTCGTTGGGAAACCAAGGCTCTAATCCTCGGTTTTATCATTTATTAAGTGTAATTCTACGCCTGCCCCATCACTGTCAGCACCCATTGGAGGATTAAGTTTCACGAGTTTTAAGTCAATACTACTTATCATTGGGAAAGCCGCACACAATGCCTCGACAATGAACCCAGCGACGGATTCTAACAGGAGAGCGGGTTGTTTCATTACCTCTCTTATGACGTTAAATACTTCTGCATAGTTCAGCGTGTCAGCAACATCATCGCTCTTCACTGCCTTTGCAAACGGATAACCTAACCGTAGGTCGAGAACGTACTCATTACCGACCACTCGCTCCTGCTCCCCTACTCCGATACGAGCATGGAAGTGAAGACCTTGCAGAAGTATATAACTTGTCATTAATTTCATCATTCTTTGAGAGGAGTGAGGGCAAGACGAGCTGCCCGCCCTCTGTCTTAATCCAACTCAGTCATTAGTCTACAATAGGTATATGTATGGTTTTCTAATGACTGAAATGGGGTTTAATTGAACTCTACTGCTAACTGCTTAGCCACAACGTGAGGCACCACAGTTGGTACAAATCAGACAACCTTCTTGATAAACAAGGGTTTCTTGTCCACAGACTGGACATTTCAAGCCTGACGCACTCGTACCATCAACAACATACTTCTTCAATGCTCGCTCAACACCGTTCTTCCATGTGTTGATGCTTTCGTTCTTCAACTGCAGCGAACCAACGAGCTTGATGACGTGATCGATTGGCATACGATAACGCAATACGCCTGAAATCAGCTTCGCATAGTTCCAATACTCTGGGTTAAACTTCTCTGACAAACCCTCAACAGTGGTCTTATAACCACGCTTATTCTCAAACTGGAAGTCGTAACGATGGTTACCATCTTCGGCTGTTTGCTTGATAATCTTACCCTTGGTTACGCTCTTTGGAAGGGCAATACCCTCCTCATCGTCCTGCAAACCAGTAAAGATTTCGTAAGGATAACCCTCTAACAAACCAACGAAAGCCACCCATTTCTCTTTGTTGTTTTGGAAGCGTACGACGTCACACTCCAATTCTTTTGGACGAACTTCAATTACATTTGGATGATTACAGATATGTTCATGATGCTCCTCAGCTGAGTTAAGGTCTTTTGCCTTCTCCTCATCGACAGGCTTTTCGTCCTTTGTCTTATCCTTCTTCGATACCGAAATCATCACACCCGAGCGGCTTCCATCACGATAGATAGTACAACCCTTGCAACCACTACGCCATGCCTCAACATAGAGTTTATTCACTAACTCCTCGTCAACCTGATTTGGAAGGTTCACAGTCACTGAGATTGAGTGGTCTACCCACTTCTGAATCTCGCCCTGCATACGTACCTTCATCAACCAATCGACATCGTTTGCAGTAGCTTTATAATAAGGAGAACGCTTCACAAGTTCGTCAATCTCTTCCTGACTGTACTTCTTCTGCGTATCGATTCCGTTCACCTCCATCCATGTCAGGAACTTACGGTGGTAAACAATGTACTCCTCAAAAGAGTCGCCCACCTCATCAACGAAGTCTACATGTACATCCGTATCATTTGGATTCACCTTACGACGACGCTTATATACAGGCATAAAGACAGGTTCAATACCCGATGTTGTCTGTGTCATGAGCGAGGTTGTACCCGTAGGAGCAATCGTCAGACAGGCAATATTTCTACGACCATACTTCTTCATATCCTCGTAGAGCTGTCCGTCAGTCTCCTTCAGACGAAGGATAAACGGATTCTTCTCCTCACGCTTAGCATCATATATCTCAAAAGCACCACGCTCTTGTGCCATTGTCACCGATGAGCGATAAGCATTCAGAGCCAACGCGCGATGAATATCAACAGAGAAGTCGGTTGCTTCCTGTGTTCCATAACGCAAGCCCATGGCTGCTATCATATCGCCCTCAGCGGTGATTCCCACACCTGTACGACGACCCTGACAGCTCTTTTTCTTGATCTTTTCCCAAAGATGATACTCTGCACTCTTCACCTCGTCAACCTGAGGATCGGTCTTTATCTTCGACATGATGAGGTCGATTTTCTCCATCTCAAGGTCGATGATGTCGTCCATCAATCGCTGTGCGAGCTGTGCATGACGCTTAAACAATTCCATATCAAAGCGTGCATGGTCTGTAAATGGGTCGATAACGTATGAATAGAGATTCAACGAAAGGAGTCGACAACTATCGTATGGACAGAGTGGAATCTCACCACATGGATTAGTTGAAACAGTCTGGAAACCAAGGTCTGCATAACAATCAGGAATACTCTCTCGGATAATTGTGTCCCAAAATAGTACGCCTGGCTCGGCACTCTTCCATGCGTTATGTACAATCTTTTCCCATAATGCCTTAGCAGAAATCTCCTTCGTTACGCTTGGTTCGCTGCTATTGGTAGGGAACTGCTGTACGTATGTCTTATCTTCAACGACTGCCTGCATGAACTCATCGGTAATCTTCACCGACACATTAGCACCAGTCACCTTACCTTCTTCCATCTTGGCATCGATAAACGCTTCTGAGTCTGGATGCTTAATACTTACTGAAAGCATCAAGGCACCACGACGACCGTCCTGCGCTACCTCACGAGTACTGTTTGAATAACGCTCCATGAAAGGAACAAGACCTGTTGAAGTCAGGGCTGAGTTGTTAACTGGTGAGCCTTTCGGACGGATATGGGTCAAGTCATGTCCTACTCCACCACGACGCTTCATCAGCTGTACCTGCTCTTCGTCAATGCGCATAATGGCACCATAAGAATCGGCATCACCGTCCAAACCGATTACGAAACAGTTGGAAAGGGATGCCACCTGATAGTTATTACCGATACCCGTCATCGGACTACCAGCAGGGATAATATATCTGAAATGGTCCAAGAGGTCGAACACCTCCTGTGCCGTCAAAGGGTTCTGATATTTGTTTTCAATACGAGCTATCTCGTTAGCAATGCGCCAATGCATCTGTTCTGGCGACTTCTCATAGATATTCCCGAAGCTATCCTTCATCGCATACTTGTTGACCCACACACGGGCAGCAAGTTCGTCTCCACCGAAATAAGCTAAAGATGCTTGAAAAGCTTCATCAAATGAGTAAGTTTGTTTGGTTCCCATTATTGTCGTTTTAGAATTTTTTTCGTCTGCGAAGTTACGAATTGTTTTCCAAAATAGAAAACATTTACTTAACTTTGTAGCATCAAAATTATCTAAAATGAAAACTATCAATACAAGAAAGACGATAAGAAAATACACCAACAAGGATGTATCAGAGGATTTGTTGAAAACTCTATTGGAGAAGGCTGAACGTACGCCAACAATGGGAAACCTGCAGCTTTACTCGGTTGTCATCACTCGAAACGAGGAGAAGAAGGCGCAATTGGCACCTGCTCATTTCAACCAACCGATGGTCATGGGGGCACCTGTTATCCTCACCTTCTGCGCTGACTTCCGTCGTACAACGCTCTGGGCGGAGAACCGTAAGGCTACTCCGGGTTACGACAACTTCCTTTCTTTCCTCAATGCTGCCACCGATGCACTGCTTTATTGTCAGACTTTCTGCAACCTTGCAGAGGAAGAAGGCTTAGGTACTTGCTTCTTGGGTACGACCATTTACAACCCTAAAACCATCATTGAAGTCCTACAACTGCCACGTCTCGTGATGCCTGTTGCCACTATCACTCTCGGTTGGCCTGCTGAAGATCCTGCCCTCACCGACCGCCTTCCTATCGACAGCATCATCCACCACGAGACTTACGAAGACTATACCCCTGACCGTATCGATGCTTTCTATACGCCAAAGGAGCAGTTAGAGGAAAACAAACACTTTGTGGAAATCAACAACAAAGAAACCCTCGCACAAGTCTTCACCGACCTGCGTTATACGAAAGAGGCGAATGAGGCAATATCAAAGACGTTGTTAGAAACGCTGAAGGAGCAGTGGTAGAAAAGAAGCAAAACTACCAAACACACCACAACAAGCAGCCCCTCCCCCTTACCCCTCCCCCAGAGGGAGGGGAGTGATATGCGTGATACCCCTTGTGGTAAATGTTTCCGCTCATCATTACTTGATTACTTAAGCGAACTGTTTCCTGCACTCCCCCTCTCTGCAGGAGAGGGGGAGTGCAGGGGGTGAGGCTTTTTTAAATTTTCTTTCCCTATCAATATTTTTATATATATCCAAAAATAAGCAACCTCTTATTGTTTCAATGTAACATTAATAGGGTGAAACTCTTCTTGCGATGTGTCTGCGTTTTTCTCTTTTATTTTTTTCAACGAATCTTCTTTTGAAGGACTTTCACTCAAATCAGAAAAAATCTTTATATCTGTCATTTCAAACATAGGAGACAGGTATTCGTTATCATGACCTTCTCGACAAAATGTATTTCGAGGGAATAGTGCAAAATTGCGTAATGACAGATCTTCTAACCCAAGTTTAACCGGCAAAATTATTTTTCATAAATTTTCGGGATGTTTTGTGTAGTATCAATTTGATAAATGATTGATAATCAAGTGTAGAGTATTGTTGTGAGGAGTAAAATCTGATTTGTAGGACACAGCCATATCAAAAATATTTTGTTACTTTGCACTCATGCACGCAAATGTACAGACACGATTCAACCCTGCCACAGGGGACATGGCTCCTTATTATCGCATCAAGGAGTCATATCGTGACGTGCAGGGTCATGTACATTCGCTAATTCTGTTGAACATCGGGTTCGAACCTTCACTTACTGCTGTACAGGTTCGAAAAATTGCATACGCTCTTACCGAACGCTTCAAAAACAGAAGTACACCCTCGCTTTTTAAAAAACATCTTGACGGTCTTACTCCTATTGAACAGGCAAAGGCTGACGAATGGTGGATCCGTATGGAGAAA carries:
- a CDS encoding IS982 family transposase, with the protein product MITTDKVTEIFYILDEFCKNLDAELTKNLHIAPIDEGYKRMRNRKGQMSKSEIMTILLCYHFGSFRNFKHYYLFFIKEHLASYFPKAVSYTRFVELMPRVFFELMAFMRIQGFGKCTGISFVDSTMIPVCHNMRRNFNKVFDGLAKNGKGTMGWCHGFKLHLLCYEMGDVLTFCLTPANVDDRDPRVWQVFTKVLYGKVFADKGCIKQEFFENLFNQGIHLVHGLKSNMKNKLMPLWDKMMLRKRYIIECINELLKNKANLVHSRHRSVHNFLMNLCAALATYCFFENKPEALPVRIEKTRQLELF
- the dnaA gene encoding chromosomal replication initiator protein DnaA gives rise to the protein MNVNPKNLWDSCLQLIKENVTEQQFDTWFRPIVLQSYKPASKTLLVQVPSQFVYEYLEGHYVDLLRKVLTRVFGQGVQLTYRVMVDQENHLSQDLEQDTVEDISSQRPTARANQSPTVLDTVPQDLDSQLDPHKSFSNYVEGDSNKLPRSIGLSIAEHPNTTQFNPMFIYGPSGCGKTHLVNAIGLRAKQLYPQKRVLYVSARLFQVQYTDSVRQNTTNDFINFYQTIDILIVDDIQEWVTATKTQDTFFHIFNHLFRNGKRIILASDRPPVDLKGMNDRLLTRFSCGLIAELEKPNVQLCVDILHSKIKRDGLNIPEDVVRFIAETANGSVRDLQGVINSLLAYSVVYNSNIDMRLAERVIKRAVKIDDEPLTIDDILDKVCTHYNVTMTAVNSRSRKKDIVMARQVSMYMAQKYTKMPASRIGKLVGNRDHSTVIHSCSKIEDRLKVDKGFHAEIASIENSFKLKA
- a CDS encoding MlaD family protein, which codes for MKKFFTPQVRIAIVAILAIVVLFFGIQFLRGISLFSNDAHYKIKFNDITGLSTSTPVYARGFKVGIVRNIDYDYDKLGESITVDVDVEKTLRIPEGTTAEIVSDIMGNVKVVLQFGKSTKFLEPNGWIDGAINDGTLGDLKSMVPSIQKMLPKLDSILGSVNTLLADPALQSSVHNVDKITANLTTSTRELNTLLAQVNGSLPVVAAKAGRVMDNANGMMVNANRGVTEARGAIRGANTMMSNLNNKVNGLDVEATMAKVNATLDNMNSLTAKLNSNEGTMGLMLNDASLYNNLNSTMRSADSLLTNLKAHPKRYVHFSIFGRKDK
- a CDS encoding N-acetylmuramoyl-L-alanine amidase family protein codes for the protein MFKKISLLLVFLVLSVSLSWAADGRFTLVIDPGHGGHDAGAIGAISKEKDINLNIALAFGRYVERNLPDVNVIYTRKTDVFIPLHQRADIANKAKADLFISVHTNSVASGRYVKGFQVYTLGMHRAKANLDVAMRENSVISMEKGYQQTYQGFDPNSSESYIMFEFMQNANMERSVELARMIQNSVCSSAGRIDKGVHQAGFLVLRESYMPSCLIELGFITAADEEEYLNSPAGIDAMAKGIYNAFVQYKNAYDTRIVVPYRPVENKRIVIDRVVPTAPTTKPRPVAPIERARSVAPVQRSRSTVPIEQPRSSTPAPPARPMNKVQEAKKRISDAIRELLPCNDSEAGTAKSVPVFKVQVLASNRQLRSGSELFRGHTDFDCVQEGNFYKYFIGSSTNYNDISRLRGKLLKDFPQAFIIAYKNGARMDVNQAIAEFLKNKKNK
- the folB gene encoding dihydroneopterin aldolase; translation: MKLMTSYILLQGLHFHARIGVGEQERVVGNEYVLDLRLGYPFAKAVKSDDVADTLNYAEVFNVIREVMKQPALLLESVAGFIVEALCAAFPMISSIDLKLVKLNPPMGADSDGAGVELHLINDKTED
- a CDS encoding adenosylcobalamin-dependent ribonucleoside-diphosphate reductase: MGTKQTYSFDEAFQASLAYFGGDELAARVWVNKYAMKDSFGNIYEKSPEQMHWRIANEIARIENKYQNPLTAQEVFDLLDHFRYIIPAGSPMTGIGNNYQVASLSNCFVIGLDGDADSYGAIMRIDEEQVQLMKRRGGVGHDLTHIRPKGSPVNNSALTSTGLVPFMERYSNSTREVAQDGRRGALMLSVSIKHPDSEAFIDAKMEEGKVTGANVSVKITDEFMQAVVEDKTYVQQFPTNSSEPSVTKEISAKALWEKIVHNAWKSAEPGVLFWDTIIRESIPDCYADLGFQTVSTNPCGEIPLCPYDSCRLLSLNLYSYVIDPFTDHARFDMELFKRHAQLAQRLMDDIIDLEMEKIDLIMSKIKTDPQVDEVKSAEYHLWEKIKKKSCQGRRTGVGITAEGDMIAAMGLRYGTQEATDFSVDIHRALALNAYRSSVTMAQERGAFEIYDAKREEKNPFILRLKETDGQLYEDMKKYGRRNIACLTIAPTGTTSLMTQTTSGIEPVFMPVYKRRRKVNPNDTDVHVDFVDEVGDSFEEYIVYHRKFLTWMEVNGIDTQKKYSQEEIDELVKRSPYYKATANDVDWLMKVRMQGEIQKWVDHSISVTVNLPNQVDEELVNKLYVEAWRSGCKGCTIYRDGSRSGVMISVSKKDKTKDEKPVDEEKAKDLNSAEEHHEHICNHPNVIEVRPKELECDVVRFQNNKEKWVAFVGLLEGYPYEIFTGLQDDEEGIALPKSVTKGKIIKQTAEDGNHRYDFQFENKRGYKTTVEGLSEKFNPEYWNYAKLISGVLRYRMPIDHVIKLVGSLQLKNESINTWKNGVERALKKYVVDGTSASGLKCPVCGQETLVYQEGCLICTNCGASRCG
- a CDS encoding nitroreductase family protein — its product is MKTINTRKTIRKYTNKDVSEDLLKTLLEKAERTPTMGNLQLYSVVITRNEEKKAQLAPAHFNQPMVMGAPVILTFCADFRRTTLWAENRKATPGYDNFLSFLNAATDALLYCQTFCNLAEEEGLGTCFLGTTIYNPKTIIEVLQLPRLVMPVATITLGWPAEDPALTDRLPIDSIIHHETYEDYTPDRIDAFYTPKEQLEENKHFVEINNKETLAQVFTDLRYTKEANEAISKTLLETLKEQW